The following DNA comes from Deltaproteobacteria bacterium.
AAAATCCCGAGCGCGACATTTTGCGGATGTGCTCGGTGCGTTGCCCGCACATGAACGAGATTACGCTCGAGAACGTGCTCGACTCGCTGCGCCACGACGTCGAGATGATCGAGGTCGAGGAGTCGGTGCGCGTGCGGGCGAAGAAATCACTCGACCGCATGCTGGCGATCGGGTGAGGCGGGGCGTCGAAACCTGAGGCTGGCGATGGCGACCACGGCTTGTCGAGTGATGTCAAAGTCTGTAGATGATGCATGATTCACTGGGGAAGCTCGTGAAAGAATTTCGACAACCCGTTTATCTTTCTGAAAAAGACGAACCGACCCAAAGGATCCGCTGTCCCGTCCACGGCTTTATTCGATTCTCGAAGAGCGAAAAAGCGGTTATCGACCACCCATACTTTCAGCGGTTGCGTGACATCAAGCAGTTGGCTTTGACCGACCTGCTCTATCCCGGCGCTAACCACACGCGATTCGAGCACTCCCTCGGCGTGATGCACGTCGCCACGATGGCATTCGACTCCCTGTGCCAGAAAAAGGGAAGCACGATCGAATCCATCGCGAAAGAGGACGAGGCATTCGCAGATACCCCGCTGGCGAAGAGCCGTCAGGCCCTTCGCCTCGCCGCGCTGCTTCATGATGTCGGACACGTCGCATTTTCCCATGCCGCGGAACGCGTCATCCTCGGAAAGTGGGGCAAACAAACGCACGAGGAACTGACGTCTCTGATCGTGGAAAAGAGCAGTCTTCAACGCGGGATCGACGGATTATTTTGGCAAGGATGCGCGAAAACCGTTGGGGAAATCAT
Coding sequences within:
- a CDS encoding HD domain-containing protein; this encodes MKEFRQPVYLSEKDEPTQRIRCPVHGFIRFSKSEKAVIDHPYFQRLRDIKQLALTDLLYPGANHTRFEHSLGVMHVATMAFDSLCQKKGSTIESIAKEDEAFADTPLAKSRQALRLAALLHDVGHVAFSHAAERVILGKWGKQTHEELTSLIVEKSSLQRGIDGLFWQGCAKTVGEIIRGAKESPPQRKFLCDLISGEMSLSHSPWKVDRRFG